In Desulfofustis limnaeus, the genomic stretch CCGACGAGCACCGGCTGCCCCGATTCGTGTTTCTCCTTGATCTCGTTGACCACCGCCCGGTACTTGGCGGCCTCGTTCTTATAGATCACATCGGCGTAATCCTGACGGATCATCTGCATGTGCGTGGGCAACACCACCACGTCGAGATTGTAGATCTTCTTGAACTCCGGCGCCTCGGTGTCGGCGGTCCCGGTCATGCCGGCCAGCTTCTCGTACATCCGGAAATAGTTCTGGAAGGTGATCGACGCCAGGGTCTGGTTCTCCCGTTCGATCTTCACCCGTTCCTTGGCCTCCAGGGCTTGGTGCAGACCGTCGCTGTAACGGCGGCCCTCCATGGTGCGGCCGGTGAATTCGTCGACGATCACCACCTGCCCGTCCTTGACGATGTAATCGACATCCTTCTTGAACAGGACGTGAGCCTTGAGCGACTGGTTGAGGTGGTGAAGGTATTCGATATTGCGCGGGTCGTAGAGGTTCTCGAGGTTCAGCAGCTTTTCGCCGAGCGCGATTCCCTCCTCGTTGAGCGATACCTGTCGCCCCTTCTCGTCGACCAGGTAATGCTCGTCACGTTGGAAGTGCTTCATGATCCGGTCGACGTTCTCGTAAAGCTCGGTGGAGATGTCGGCCGGACCGGAAATAATCAGCGGTGTTCGCGCTTCGTCGATGAGGATTGAGTCCACCTCGTCGACGATGGCGTAATGAAACCCGCGCTGGCAGAAACTGGCCAGATCGAACTTCATATTGTCGCGCAGATAGTCGAACCCAAACTCGTTGTTGGTGCCGTAGGTCACATCGGCCCGATAGGCCTCCTGGCGCTGGGCATCGTTCATGGCATGGACGATGCGGCCGACACTGAGGTTGAGAAACCGGTAGACCTGCCCCATCCACTCGGCATCGCGGGTGGCCAGGTAATCGTTCACCGTCACCACATGCACGCCTTTGCCGGTCAGACTGTTCAGGTAGACGGCCAGCGTCGAGGTCAGCGTCTTGCCCTCGCCGGTCTTCATCTCGGCGATACAGCCCCGGTGCAAGACGATGCCGCCCAGTAGCTGGACATCGAAATGCCGCTCCCCGAGAACCCGGCGGGATGCCTCCCGGATAGCGGCAAAGGCCTCCGGCAGCAGATCATCGAGCGGTTCGCCCTTGGCCACCCGTTCCTTGAATTCGAAAGTCTTTGCGGCCAGTTCGGCGTCGGCGAGCGCCTGGACGGACGGTTCGAGCTCGTTGATCCGGTTGACCAACGGCTGCATCTGCTTCAATACCCGTTCGTTCTTGCTGCCGAATACTTTGGTGAGAATGGTTCCAATCATGTTATCAGGTCAGGTTAAGTCCGGAAGGTTAGTGACAGCACACGTCCGGCACCATAAGCATGATGGTGCGCCGGGGCAATGGTTCAGACCCCGATCATACGGACACCCGGCAGCGCCAGGGCGCTGTTCAATCGGCCTCGTAGAGTAGGGCCTCCTCGTCACAATCGGGAAACATCGAGCAGTTGATGCAATCGCTCCAGATCTTGTGCGGTAACTCCCGCTTATCGATGTCCCGGAAGCCGAGCTTGCGAAAAAACCCGGGTTGATAGGTCAAGGTGAAAATCCTGGTGATGCCGTAGTCGGCCGCCTCCTCCAGGCAGGTGGTGACCAGCCGGGTACCGTAGCCCTTCCCCTGGGCCTCGTCCCTGACCGCCAGCGACCTGATTTCCGCCAGGTTCTCCCAGCAGATATGCAGCGAGCAGACACCGCTGATGGTGCCGTCGTTCTCTCCCCAGACAACGAAATCGCGAAGATGATCGTAGAGTGAGCTGATCGAGCGCGGCAGCAGTAGCTTCCGGTCTGCATAGTACTTCAGCAGACCGTGAATCTGCTTGATATCCTCCATCCGAGCCTTGCGAATCATAACGGTTCCCGCGCGCGGCGCCATCTCCCGGTCGCCCCTTTGATCAAATGGTTACGGCTTGCTTTTCTTGCTCTCGTCAAACTCGATCACCGTCGCCTCCTGCGGCACACTGCCCGAATCGAATCCGGTGACCACGGGGGGTTCGGGCTTGAGCAGGGATTGCCCGGTCCAGACCCCGAACAGAAACATCCAGAGGAAGATGCAAAAGCAGACAACGGCAATGCCGCCGATACCGCTGCGCGACACCTCGAATTTTATCTTCGTTGCCTGTCGCCTCTTTCTCTCTGCCATGGGCTACATGGTTTCCGGAGCGGTCAAGCCGATAATCCGCAACCCGTTACGAAATACGGTCCGCAAGGCCAGCACCAGGCCCAGACGGGCCTGGCTCAACGCCTGGTCGTCACCGATGACCCGATGTTTGTTATAATAGCTGTGCAGGCGACCGGCAAGTTCCATCAGGTAAAAAATGACCCGGTGCGGTTCCAGCTCCAACGCCGCCCCCTCGATCAGGGCCGGAAAGGCGGCCAACGCCTTGAGCAGCTCGATCTCCTCATCTTCCACCAGCAGAGCCGCGTCGACGGCTCCCGCAGCGGGCGGAGTCAGGCCCTTTTCAACGGCCTGGCGCAGAATCGAACAGAGCCGGGCATGCCCGTACTGCACGTAGTACACCGGGTTCTCCTGACTCTGGCTGGCCGCCAGATCCAGGTCGAATTCCAGTTGGCTGTCCGGCTTGCGCATCATGAAGAAGAAGCGGGCGGCATCCGCCCCGACTTCGTCGAGCAACTCGTCGACGGTGACAAACGTCGCCTTGCGGGTCGACATTTTCACCTGCTTGCCATCCCGCATCAGGGTAACGAACTGGTGCAGGATCACCGTCACCTTCGACACATCGTAACCAAGAGCGGTGACACCGGCGAGCACATCCGGCACCGTGGCGATGTGATCGGAGCCGAAGATGTCGATCAGCCAGTCGAAGTCGCGCCTGAACTTTTCCCGGTGGTAGGCGATATCCGGCAGTCGGTAGGTGGGCTCACCAGAGCTCTTGATGATCACCCGATCCTTTTCCTGGCCGAAACGGCTGGTGCGAAACCAGGTGGCGCCGTCCTGATCGTAAACCAGATCCTTGCCCCGCAACTCGGCGACCACCTCGTCGATCAGTCCATCCTCATACAGGGAACGCTCGTTGAAATAGTTGTCGAAGACGATCCCCAGACGTGCCAGCGTCGCCGCGATATCCTTGAATATGGCCGCTTCCGCCCGGCGCTGGAAGGGTTCGATGGTGTCGCTGTCCACCAGTCCGTCAGCCACCTCGCTCACCAGCTCTCGGGCGATATCGTAGATATATTCGCCCTGATAACCGTCTTCGGGGAAGCTCGCCGGCCGACCGAGCAACTCCAGATAACGGGCCTGGACCGATTCTCCCAGGACACGCATCTGCCGGCCGGCGTTGTTGTAATAATACTCGCGGTAGACCTGATGGCCGGTCGCTTCCAGCAGACGAGCAATGGCATCGCCGAGGATGGCCTGGCGGCCGTGCCCGACCGACAGCGGCCCGGTGGGATTGGCGCTGACAAACTCGACCATGACCCGCCGTCCGCCGCCCACCTGGCTCAGCCCGTAGTTCTCGCCGGCCGCCTCCACCGCCGCCACCATCTGCTGCCAGACGGACCGCTTGATGGTGATGTTGATGAAGCCGGGACCGGCGATGGCGATGCCGTCGATCAGCTCCTTCTCCTCCTCCAGCATGGCGACGAAGCGGGTGGCCAGCTCGCGCGGATTGCGTTTTTCCAGTCCGGCCATGATCAGGGCGATATTGGTGGAAAAATCGCCCTGATTGTCGTGCTTCGGTACTTCCACGGTATAGCGCCCGGTGGCGCCAGCCGACCACAGACCCTGCTCTACGCCATCGGTAAAACAGCGGTCCACCAGTTGTTTCAAACGGTTTCGAATCATGATAGGGAAGTGAAAAGACGTTCGTTGTTGTTTCCCAGAGCACAGAGAATCTCATAGCTGATGGTCTGCCCCCAGCCGGCAAGCTCGTCGGCATCAATCTGCTGATCGCCCTGTCGGCCGAGCAAGACCGCCTCATCGCCGGCCTTCACCCCGGGGATATCGGTTACGTCGGCCATGCACAAGTTCATGCAGATCCGTCCCCGAATCGGCGCCCGCTGCCCGCCGATCAGCACTGCAGCCCGGTTGGAGAGGCACCGGAGATAGCCGTCGCTGTAGCCGACCGGCAATACGGCCAGGCGCGAATCCCGATCCGCATGGTAGGTGTGGCCATAGCTGATCCCCTGCCCGGCCCGCACTTCATTCACCTGCAGCACCGAGGTTACCACGCTCATTGCCGGGCGCAACCCCGGCTGTCCCGGCTCGGGCCTGCCGGTCGAGCCTTCCGGGTAATAGCCGTACAACGCAATACCGGCCCGCACCAACTCACCGTGCGCCTCTGGCCGGTACAACATGCCGCCCGAATTGCACAGCGATCGGACCAGGCCGGGGATACCGGCAAACGGTTCCACGGCCGCGTTAAATCGACGCTCCACGTCACGGCTACTGGCTGCGTTCTGGTCATCGGCACAGGGATAATGGCTGATCAGGCCGCCAATGTCGACAAAGGGCAATTCGGCGCACTGCCGCGCCAGGGACGCCGCCATCTCCGGCGAAAAGCCGAGGCGTGACATGCCGCAGTCAAACTTGAGAAAGAGCTTCAGTTTGGTCCGCCGCTGCTCGGCTTGCTGAGCCAACAGATGCAGATCGCGGCGGGTGAAGACCACCGGTGTCAGACGGTGCGAGAAATAATAGTCGACGGCCTCCGGCGAGCATCCGAGAAAAATAAAAATGGTCTCGGAACATCCGGCTTCACGCAGCTTGACCCCTTCAGCGATCTCTGCCACCCCGAAGTCGTCACAGCCGGCACGCCCAAAGGCGTCGGCGGCCTCAACCAAACCGTGGCCGTAGGCATCGCTCTTGACCATGGCCAGCAGGCGAACGGATTCGGCCAAACGGCTTTTCAGCAATCGATAGTTGGCTTCCAGGGTACGGGTGTCGACATGCACCCAATTCCACGATGAAGTCCCCATCTCGTTAGTCTCCTTTCCTACTCACTCGCAAGGCCTCCCAGGCGAAACGGCTGGAATAGACGAGCGCCGAGCCAACGGCGACACAAATCCCGCCAACCAGCAGCGGGGTCACCTGCAGCCGGCGCAAAGCAATGCCGAAGACCATCATGGCCAGGACCAACAACCACGTCTTCCAGGAATAAACGGCGCCGATACAGATGGTGCCGGTAAAACCGGCTATCCTGGCAACCCCGTCCCGGGCCACCCGGTCAAGAATCATCCGTGATTTGATGAGGCCGAGCAGAACGCCCGCTCCAATAAGCCACACATATTCATCGTTTTTCAATAAAATTATGCCGCGCACCAGGAGAAATATTCCGGCGCCGCTCCACAACAATGCGGCACACAGGAGATGGACCGTGGGCACGACACCGGGCTTGAAACGCCGGAGTCCTCCACCTTTGCCTCCGTCCGGGGAGATCATAACGAAAGAAGCCCATTCCCCGTGGTGGGGAATGGGCTTAAAGCTGAAACAACGGAGAACGGTATCAGATTTCCGTCACGGTAATAGCACCTTCCGGGCATACCTCGACGCAGGTCTCGCAACCGAGACACTCGTCGGCTTCAACCGGCTCAGCTTTGCCGTCA encodes the following:
- the alr gene encoding alanine racemase, which translates into the protein MGTSSWNWVHVDTRTLEANYRLLKSRLAESVRLLAMVKSDAYGHGLVEAADAFGRAGCDDFGVAEIAEGVKLREAGCSETIFIFLGCSPEAVDYYFSHRLTPVVFTRRDLHLLAQQAEQRRTKLKLFLKFDCGMSRLGFSPEMAASLARQCAELPFVDIGGLISHYPCADDQNAASSRDVERRFNAAVEPFAGIPGLVRSLCNSGGMLYRPEAHGELVRAGIALYGYYPEGSTGRPEPGQPGLRPAMSVVTSVLQVNEVRAGQGISYGHTYHADRDSRLAVLPVGYSDGYLRCLSNRAAVLIGGQRAPIRGRICMNLCMADVTDIPGVKAGDEAVLLGRQGDQQIDADELAGWGQTISYEILCALGNNNERLFTSLS
- a CDS encoding N-acetyltransferase; this encodes MIRKARMEDIKQIHGLLKYYADRKLLLPRSISSLYDHLRDFVVWGENDGTISGVCSLHICWENLAEIRSLAVRDEAQGKGYGTRLVTTCLEEAADYGITRIFTLTYQPGFFRKLGFRDIDKRELPHKIWSDCINCSMFPDCDEEALLYEAD
- the argS gene encoding arginine--tRNA ligase, which translates into the protein MKQLVDRCFTDGVEQGLWSAGATGRYTVEVPKHDNQGDFSTNIALIMAGLEKRNPRELATRFVAMLEEEKELIDGIAIAGPGFINITIKRSVWQQMVAAVEAAGENYGLSQVGGGRRVMVEFVSANPTGPLSVGHGRQAILGDAIARLLEATGHQVYREYYYNNAGRQMRVLGESVQARYLELLGRPASFPEDGYQGEYIYDIARELVSEVADGLVDSDTIEPFQRRAEAAIFKDIAATLARLGIVFDNYFNERSLYEDGLIDEVVAELRGKDLVYDQDGATWFRTSRFGQEKDRVIIKSSGEPTYRLPDIAYHREKFRRDFDWLIDIFGSDHIATVPDVLAGVTALGYDVSKVTVILHQFVTLMRDGKQVKMSTRKATFVTVDELLDEVGADAARFFFMMRKPDSQLEFDLDLAASQSQENPVYYVQYGHARLCSILRQAVEKGLTPPAAGAVDAALLVEDEEIELLKALAAFPALIEGAALELEPHRVIFYLMELAGRLHSYYNKHRVIGDDQALSQARLGLVLALRTVFRNGLRIIGLTAPETM
- the secA gene encoding preprotein translocase subunit SecA yields the protein MIGTILTKVFGSKNERVLKQMQPLVNRINELEPSVQALADAELAAKTFEFKERVAKGEPLDDLLPEAFAAIREASRRVLGERHFDVQLLGGIVLHRGCIAEMKTGEGKTLTSTLAVYLNSLTGKGVHVVTVNDYLATRDAEWMGQVYRFLNLSVGRIVHAMNDAQRQEAYRADVTYGTNNEFGFDYLRDNMKFDLASFCQRGFHYAIVDEVDSILIDEARTPLIISGPADISTELYENVDRIMKHFQRDEHYLVDEKGRQVSLNEEGIALGEKLLNLENLYDPRNIEYLHHLNQSLKAHVLFKKDVDYIVKDGQVVIVDEFTGRTMEGRRYSDGLHQALEAKERVKIERENQTLASITFQNYFRMYEKLAGMTGTADTEAPEFKKIYNLDVVVLPTHMQMIRQDYADVIYKNEAAKYRAVVNEIKEKHESGQPVLVGTISIDVSEKISRMLAKQKIPHEVLNAKHHEREAEIIAQAGQLGRVTIATNMAGRGTDIKLGEGVREVGGLHILGTSRHESRRIDNQLRGRSGRQGDPGSSRFYLSLEDDLLRIFGSGRISGIMDKLGMEEDEPIEHTMITRAIENAQRKVEGHHFDIRKHLLEYDDVMNKQREVVYRQRREVLEGENLQQVLQDMIDEVIDSIVDQVAQDRVAAEDWDWEFCQQQVFEIFGRRPAWSDEERGAFKAETLRDAIAAEAAAARQAQEEINGAENQRQVERLILLQVVDSHWKEHLLSMDHLKEGIGLRGYGQKNPLNEYKKEAFNLFAAMIERVKLQTVKTIMHVRLMRPEEVERLEEERRQRQEREMRLNKGAAGGDEPKGAEPVKRDGDKIGRNALCPCGSGKKYKKCCGRMA
- a CDS encoding indolepyruvate ferredoxin oxidoreductase subunit alpha, whose amino-acid sequence is MFEVVVDKDKCIGDEECVAACPAQVFEMVDGKAEPVEADECLGCETCVEVCPEGAITVTEI